Proteins found in one Actinokineospora alba genomic segment:
- a CDS encoding OTU domain-containing protein — MAADVYFPEWLDWLTVSIVGTRGDQVDVAATRATADRYRELAVFLDGLGYLIAGAAAGVDDAIGGNAGRAFRGNADEVVVPLPQVAGLAGTQGDALDDFALNVESSNYSTMYELTFFASSIVWALTSPFTAWMVPEFIAGARLAVAQIFALRDAVTLAVKEAVEEAAEEVAQGALVQLHQKVEGNRHSVDWDSIAIGAVAGAAAGGLMSGLRKLGEKFTPDFSKTVLFSGLTEGVTEGIVGVGVTGVTGGNLSDAWMGVVGGFNSGSLEHGANEVGDKIDDLVNGPKMPNMDALERPTSVTPSGPQGTTDGGDGPPTPITQDVESELPPGVDKPGTDTPGVDGPGSDTPGVHGPVTDTPGVDEPGSQTPGVDGPETDAPGVDGPGADAPGLDGLGTDVPLVVGAPSNIPAGAPQNKPPGHDPQGQDLPGRDRPAETGPHLEQLGVDQPAPHSILPHTPPPINGPVADGPRIEHPVIDVPVVDTPVIAGPRLDDQPLEGPRIDAPVVEGSRVEVPDGPTVEGRNSVDPGQVVGDPTVTPVPVPLTDTVTAPPVTVDSPLFNGVDPHAPSALPGDTADPTSVAPQPIPTQATTDHTPTDQPPTQAGPLPVTSPPSGPFAQTTPPTTPHMDLALGGADPTRSGGQVGEHVPSGESDDGRLPLVRESGIPQGSALGDLGVQGPVGHNVDGPRLGHPGAVPVDLPPLNVSHAGPVSPIGQAGGPAGPVTVAPQTSATPVNPQSGSSSPVRGGTESVPSGDQAGAVSSGRSDLGRLPLEREFEVPRSPALGDVTPAPSVSDTPSPQSIAPVEQAPAVLGRTDTPIADAGPVADTHVPGEPATDHSDVEVSDVEVSEVESVFDGDRSDVTDASDLGDVPVVPVQVPPVYGTPHGYPRGESLAAAPAQQGGRIHMAPGWPKPVRSAFEVRRGRRGVDTVVEVTVFVDLQPKGRQDVLVRQQVLREAQLAVDWYYNQPNLRLRNGDLLRFRIQPKSADDPLHHAVTIDADHEIDHLHWRPGMPSVTYAHEFGHMIGQPEEYAENQPKPDNNAKDNNAKDKNVEDKPKRLDISGTVMGRHTEIGPDGKPRLITDIKVPQRFVDVLARNLGIDDLTPTGHDTPLRQDNIVTPELPEGTPLPKAPPFEVDPAATPTGMARDSQPGTSVMAGHTDTHAAWVNSVGGTGVSINPTPPPPTSGAVRRRGVREPPRRRHERRRLRHAAETAEAELRHVPGWDVLIMRARRAELFADQVVAAVLAARSHTNPGVGWSTFSARTKTEPASAGGDSEAGSHEAAFGTLGIPARVRDLVVGWRPPGADDPDGVPNLKLFVTGKPELVRYFPAPLKQKRLPAPAKEMLRAWVRGMRGQTDTDTGKAYLAKRVAALSGGMVSQSVVTKSWADMGEAVPDELRDKVLEWRPPRADDPDGVPNLKLFITGEPKLARYFPPPLTLRRLPESAREVLRAWVRGLRGQTELGTGEAYTAKRVADLSGGMVSQTVATGIWAEMAEAVPVELRDRVLEWRPPRADDPDGVPDLKLFITGEPKLARYFPPPLTLRNLPAPAREVLRAWVRGLRGQTDPDTGKAYTAKRVADLSGGMVSQTGVIAIWGEMAEAVPDELRDRVLEWRPPRADDPDGVPNLRLFITGEPKLAPYFPLPLTLRNLPKPAREVLRAWVRGLRGQTDPGTNKPYNAARVAALSGGMVSETGVTNSWADVAEVVPDELRDRVLEWRPPRADDPDGIPDLKLFIMGEPELDPYFPLPLTQRRLPKPAREVLHAWVRGLRGQTELGTGEAYTVTRVVALSGGLVSQTVATGIWAEMAKAVPDELRDKVLEWRPPRADDPDGVPDLKRFITGEPKLAPYFPLPLTMMSLPKPAREVLRAWVRGLRGQTELGTGEAYTATWVADLSGGMVSQTGVVAIWGEMAKAVPVELRDRVLEWRPPRADDPDGVPDLKLFIMGEPELDPYFPLPLTLMSLPAPARQVLHAWVRGLRGQTDPDTGEAYTATRVADLSGGMVSQTVVFVAWGKGAKTTLDTDVALREAARARGLGVVEVPGDGDCFYNAVLQTVPEEVLRSAMLHRGQPMTVSGLRVLLAQAYEHSLQDPDFVLGLYSMAIEQELAWAVRLLAQGYDQDDPEFAAWRAQIRDDFLQAGSWANTSGDIAPQLVSGVLDVTIRNLSPNQVAPGQDVAPGQEGVYYLAYNGVNHYDATRPLPGQGTSGPVTRPSAALPTAQPGALVMTNVDVDMPDVDTPDVDTPDVDTPDVDMPDVDTPDVDTPDVDMPVTTAVGKRRVPAGGGHSDDSESGDRDSAVEPGRRSPEKRRRRDPGNVGAAGLDMSGPGDRVGLSRLAGERGLVVVPTSGVGNGFFEAVLATVPVELLARRLRVGLEQVSVRALLEELQWPLPMDTWWTGGGSIQTLIVNRLGVTLSVLQYTGETHSFQPADSGQNPPVYHLVQDDQGFYHATTSLTPAPTTARQPGPGSPVGPPVSIPPATEMNAADLGGSARPVDTGISGTGISERPVPETVVLPTRQAGDTPAGVFYPAHGRGRRGRAGQERENAPGLPTLAEPGRRPRMWTAMSPVLANGFRTRASAELRLFLPWRPTAQQHEDYTTMVDLVAYQIYLSDHGLISRPHVHGPQHLAEALATEYRTRWAHLHMAVPPGGVPLSSGPAGDTAARNAPRQVATRRRSDGGLEVTYPPDQAELEREGLQLLRRLHRPRVIPTPGGDDLFPWRDSTDPARVFAPFAGPDGQVHPYIRANVDQITATMRTGKSLLIGIAQDPEDNRLSPFKKDERTAIWTRLEATVAGEVRRLVLGQPLDTPRVRVGIVTDDHVEPHERVLIGTHGLFRYQDADTPPAQRLTAQGGDIFGLYIGTALLTDAEHQDWQARHPTTFPHYAFDALTITITGDDVNNSIAFANAALTEGQPPEYDESRINAEFLSFHITMPLPPERRPFPSKTTYKIGIIALVPFENVYDLATNPHGVIRVSYGNAFFRNDPAIKQEETDDNT; from the coding sequence GTGGCGGCGGATGTCTATTTCCCGGAGTGGCTTGACTGGTTGACGGTGTCGATCGTTGGTACCAGGGGAGATCAGGTCGATGTTGCGGCGACTCGGGCGACGGCGGATCGGTATCGCGAGCTGGCCGTGTTTCTTGATGGGCTGGGATACCTGATCGCCGGTGCGGCGGCCGGGGTTGATGACGCTATCGGGGGCAATGCCGGCCGGGCGTTCCGGGGGAACGCGGACGAGGTGGTGGTGCCGTTGCCGCAGGTTGCCGGCTTGGCGGGGACGCAGGGGGATGCCCTGGACGATTTCGCGTTGAACGTGGAGTCGAGTAACTACTCGACGATGTACGAGCTCACGTTCTTCGCGTCGTCGATTGTGTGGGCGCTGACGAGCCCGTTCACCGCGTGGATGGTGCCCGAGTTCATTGCCGGCGCCCGTTTGGCGGTCGCTCAGATCTTCGCGCTCAGGGACGCCGTGACGTTGGCGGTGAAGGAGGCCGTGGAGGAGGCCGCTGAGGAGGTGGCTCAGGGCGCGTTGGTCCAGTTGCACCAGAAGGTCGAAGGTAATCGACACTCCGTGGACTGGGACTCGATCGCGATCGGTGCGGTCGCGGGTGCGGCGGCGGGTGGCCTCATGTCCGGTTTGCGCAAGCTTGGCGAGAAGTTCACCCCGGATTTCTCGAAGACAGTGCTGTTCTCCGGTCTGACCGAGGGCGTCACGGAAGGCATCGTGGGCGTTGGTGTCACCGGTGTGACGGGTGGGAACCTGTCGGATGCCTGGATGGGTGTGGTCGGCGGGTTCAACTCCGGTTCCCTGGAGCACGGCGCCAACGAGGTCGGTGACAAGATCGACGATCTGGTCAACGGGCCGAAGATGCCCAACATGGATGCGCTCGAGCGGCCGACTTCGGTCACGCCGAGCGGGCCACAGGGCACGACTGACGGTGGCGACGGGCCCCCCACGCCGATCACGCAGGACGTGGAGTCCGAGTTGCCCCCGGGCGTCGACAAGCCCGGCACGGACACGCCGGGTGTCGATGGGCCCGGCTCGGACACGCCGGGTGTTCACGGACCAGTGACGGACACGCCAGGTGTTGACGAGCCTGGTTCGCAGACGCCGGGTGTTGACGGACCTGAGACGGATGCGCCGGGTGTTGACGGGCCTGGTGCGGATGCGCCCGGCCTTGATGGGCTTGGCACGGACGTGCCGCTGGTCGTCGGCGCGCCGTCGAACATCCCTGCGGGGGCGCCGCAGAACAAGCCGCCAGGGCACGATCCGCAAGGGCAGGACCTGCCAGGCCGGGATCGGCCCGCCGAGACCGGGCCACACTTGGAGCAGCTCGGCGTTGATCAGCCGGCACCGCACTCCATCCTGCCGCACACTCCGCCACCGATCAACGGCCCAGTGGCCGACGGGCCGCGGATCGAACACCCGGTGATCGACGTCCCCGTGGTGGACACCCCGGTGATCGCTGGTCCACGGCTGGACGACCAGCCGCTGGAGGGTCCGCGGATCGATGCCCCGGTGGTTGAGGGGTCGCGGGTCGAGGTTCCGGACGGACCGACTGTCGAAGGACGGAATTCCGTTGATCCGGGCCAGGTCGTCGGCGACCCGACCGTCACTCCGGTTCCGGTCCCGTTGACGGACACGGTGACCGCGCCGCCGGTGACTGTCGACTCGCCACTGTTCAATGGGGTGGATCCCCACGCGCCGAGTGCGCTGCCGGGCGATACGGCGGACCCGACCTCCGTTGCGCCCCAGCCGATCCCGACCCAGGCGACGACGGATCACACGCCAACGGATCAGCCTCCGACGCAGGCCGGTCCACTGCCGGTGACGAGCCCGCCGAGTGGTCCGTTCGCGCAGACGACCCCGCCGACGACCCCACACATGGACCTGGCTTTGGGTGGCGCCGATCCGACACGGTCGGGCGGTCAGGTCGGGGAGCATGTCCCCAGTGGAGAGTCCGACGACGGTCGGTTGCCGTTGGTGCGGGAGTCCGGTATTCCGCAGGGTTCCGCGTTGGGTGATCTCGGGGTTCAGGGCCCGGTGGGACACAACGTCGATGGTCCGCGGCTTGGTCACCCGGGCGCGGTGCCGGTCGACTTGCCGCCGTTGAACGTTTCGCACGCGGGGCCGGTCTCACCGATTGGGCAGGCGGGCGGCCCGGCGGGTCCGGTCACCGTCGCGCCGCAGACATCTGCGACCCCGGTGAATCCCCAATCGGGTTCGTCGAGCCCGGTTCGGGGCGGCACGGAGTCCGTGCCGTCCGGGGATCAGGCCGGGGCCGTTTCCAGTGGACGGTCGGATCTTGGCAGGTTGCCGCTGGAGCGGGAGTTTGAGGTGCCGCGCAGCCCCGCGTTGGGCGATGTCACCCCTGCGCCGAGCGTGAGCGACACCCCTTCGCCGCAGAGCATCGCCCCGGTCGAGCAGGCGCCTGCCGTCCTCGGCCGGACGGACACACCTATCGCCGATGCGGGCCCCGTCGCCGACACCCATGTCCCGGGCGAACCGGCGACAGATCACTCCGACGTCGAGGTATCCGATGTCGAGGTATCCGAGGTCGAGTCGGTCTTCGATGGTGACCGCTCGGATGTCACGGATGCGAGTGATCTCGGTGACGTCCCGGTTGTGCCTGTTCAGGTTCCGCCGGTCTATGGCACGCCGCACGGCTATCCGCGGGGTGAGTCGCTCGCTGCAGCTCCCGCGCAGCAGGGTGGCCGGATCCACATGGCGCCGGGTTGGCCTAAGCCGGTGCGGTCGGCGTTCGAGGTCCGGCGGGGGCGGCGGGGCGTGGACACCGTCGTGGAGGTCACGGTGTTCGTCGACCTCCAGCCGAAGGGCCGTCAGGATGTCCTTGTCCGGCAGCAGGTGCTGCGGGAGGCTCAGCTTGCCGTCGACTGGTACTACAACCAGCCGAATCTGCGCCTGCGCAATGGTGACCTGCTGCGTTTCCGTATCCAGCCCAAGTCGGCGGACGATCCGCTGCACCATGCGGTGACCATCGATGCCGACCACGAGATCGACCATCTGCACTGGCGGCCGGGCATGCCCAGCGTGACCTATGCGCACGAGTTCGGCCACATGATCGGCCAACCGGAGGAGTACGCCGAGAACCAGCCGAAGCCGGACAACAATGCCAAGGACAACAATGCCAAGGACAAGAATGTCGAGGACAAGCCGAAGAGGCTCGATATCAGTGGCACCGTCATGGGCCGCCACACGGAGATCGGCCCGGACGGAAAGCCGCGCCTGATCACCGACATCAAGGTGCCGCAGCGATTCGTCGACGTCCTGGCTCGCAACCTCGGTATCGACGACCTCACCCCGACCGGCCACGACACACCGTTGCGCCAGGACAACATCGTCACCCCCGAACTACCCGAAGGCACCCCACTCCCCAAAGCACCACCGTTCGAAGTCGATCCGGCGGCAACGCCCACCGGAATGGCCAGGGACAGTCAGCCAGGGACGTCGGTCATGGCCGGCCACACAGACACGCACGCGGCCTGGGTGAACTCGGTCGGCGGCACCGGCGTGTCGATCAACCCAACACCTCCGCCACCGACCTCGGGGGCCGTACGGCGGCGAGGGGTGCGCGAGCCTCCGCGTCGGCGGCACGAGCGCCGCCGGTTGCGGCATGCGGCGGAGACGGCGGAGGCCGAGTTGCGTCACGTGCCGGGCTGGGACGTGCTGATCATGCGGGCGCGGCGTGCCGAGTTGTTCGCGGACCAGGTTGTCGCGGCGGTACTCGCGGCGCGCAGTCACACCAACCCCGGTGTCGGCTGGTCGACTTTTTCGGCCAGGACTAAGACAGAACCTGCCTCGGCAGGTGGGGACAGCGAGGCCGGTTCCCACGAGGCCGCCTTCGGCACTCTCGGGATACCCGCGCGAGTGCGGGATCTGGTGGTGGGGTGGCGTCCGCCTGGTGCGGATGATCCGGACGGGGTTCCGAATCTGAAGCTGTTCGTCACGGGCAAGCCTGAGCTGGTTCGTTATTTTCCCGCACCGCTCAAACAGAAGAGGTTGCCGGCGCCGGCGAAGGAGATGTTGCGTGCGTGGGTGCGGGGTATGCGTGGCCAGACTGATACCGATACGGGCAAGGCCTACCTGGCGAAGCGGGTGGCTGCCCTGTCCGGTGGCATGGTCAGCCAGTCGGTCGTCACCAAGAGCTGGGCGGACATGGGGGAGGCGGTGCCTGATGAGTTGCGGGATAAGGTGCTGGAGTGGCGCCCGCCTCGTGCGGATGATCCGGACGGGGTTCCGAATCTGAAGCTGTTCATCACGGGCGAGCCTAAGCTGGCTCGTTATTTCCCTCCACCGCTCACCTTGAGGAGGTTGCCGGAGTCGGCGAGGGAGGTGTTGCGTGCGTGGGTGCGGGGTCTGCGTGGCCAGACCGAGCTCGGTACGGGCGAGGCCTACACGGCGAAGCGGGTGGCTGATCTGTCCGGTGGCATGGTCAGCCAGACGGTCGCCACAGGCATCTGGGCGGAGATGGCGGAGGCGGTGCCTGTTGAGTTGCGGGATCGGGTGCTGGAGTGGCGCCCGCCTCGTGCGGATGATCCGGATGGGGTTCCGGATCTGAAGCTGTTCATCACGGGCGAGCCTAAGCTGGCTCGTTATTTCCCTCCACCGCTCACCTTGAGGAACTTGCCGGCGCCGGCGAGGGAGGTGTTGCGTGCGTGGGTGCGGGGTCTGCGCGGCCAGACCGATCCCGATACGGGCAAGGCCTACACGGCGAAGCGGGTGGCTGATCTGTCCGGTGGCATGGTCAGCCAGACCGGTGTCATCGCCATCTGGGGGGAGATGGCGGAGGCGGTGCCTGATGAGTTGCGGGATCGGGTGCTGGAGTGGCGCCCGCCTCGTGCGGATGATCCGGACGGGGTTCCGAATCTGAGGCTGTTCATCACGGGCGAGCCTAAGCTGGCCCCCTATTTTCCCCTACCGCTCACCTTGAGGAACTTGCCGAAGCCGGCAAGAGAGGTGCTGCGTGCGTGGGTGCGGGGTCTGCGTGGCCAGACCGATCCCGGCACCAACAAGCCTTACAACGCGGCGCGGGTGGCTGCCCTGTCCGGTGGCATGGTCAGTGAGACGGGTGTCACCAACAGCTGGGCGGATGTGGCGGAAGTGGTGCCTGATGAGTTGCGGGATCGGGTGCTGGAGTGGCGCCCGCCTCGTGCGGATGATCCGGATGGGATTCCGGATCTGAAGCTGTTCATCATGGGCGAGCCTGAGCTGGATCCCTATTTTCCCCTACCGCTCACCCAGAGGAGGTTGCCGAAGCCGGCGAGGGAGGTGTTGCATGCGTGGGTGCGGGGTCTGCGTGGCCAGACCGAGCTCGGTACGGGCGAGGCCTACACAGTGACGCGGGTGGTTGCTCTTTCCGGCGGCCTGGTCAGCCAGACGGTCGCCACAGGCATCTGGGCGGAGATGGCGAAGGCGGTGCCTGATGAGTTGCGGGATAAGGTGCTGGAGTGGCGCCCGCCTCGTGCGGATGATCCGGATGGGGTTCCGGATCTGAAGCGGTTCATCACGGGCGAGCCTAAGCTGGCCCCCTATTTTCCCCTACCGCTCACCATGATGAGCTTGCCGAAGCCGGCAAGAGAGGTGCTGCGTGCGTGGGTGCGGGGTCTGCGTGGCCAGACCGAGCTCGGTACGGGCGAGGCCTACACGGCGACGTGGGTGGCTGATCTGTCCGGTGGCATGGTCAGCCAGACCGGTGTCGTCGCCATCTGGGGGGAGATGGCGAAGGCGGTGCCTGTTGAGTTGCGGGATCGGGTGCTGGAGTGGCGCCCGCCTCGTGCGGATGATCCGGATGGGGTTCCGGATCTGAAGCTGTTCATCATGGGCGAGCCTGAGCTGGATCCCTATTTTCCCCTACCGCTCACCTTGATGAGCTTGCCGGCGCCGGCGAGGCAGGTGTTGCATGCGTGGGTGCGGGGTCTGCGCGGCCAGACCGATCCCGATACGGGCGAGGCCTACACGGCGACGCGGGTGGCTGATCTGTCCGGTGGCATGGTCAGCCAGACGGTCGTCTTCGTCGCCTGGGGGAAGGGGGCGAAGACGACGTTGGACACGGACGTGGCGTTGCGGGAGGCGGCGCGGGCGCGGGGGTTGGGGGTGGTTGAGGTGCCCGGTGATGGTGACTGTTTCTACAACGCTGTGTTGCAGACGGTGCCGGAGGAGGTGTTGCGGTCGGCGATGCTTCACCGGGGCCAGCCGATGACGGTCAGTGGGCTGCGTGTCCTGTTGGCCCAGGCTTACGAGCATTCACTGCAGGACCCCGATTTCGTGCTGGGGCTTTACAGCATGGCTATTGAGCAGGAATTGGCTTGGGCTGTGCGGCTCCTTGCTCAGGGTTATGACCAGGATGACCCCGAGTTCGCGGCGTGGAGAGCCCAGATCCGGGATGACTTCCTGCAAGCTGGTTCGTGGGCCAACACCAGTGGTGATATCGCTCCGCAGTTGGTCTCCGGGGTGCTGGATGTCACCATCCGCAATCTGAGCCCTAACCAGGTCGCCCCGGGCCAGGACGTCGCCCCGGGCCAGGAGGGCGTCTACTACCTTGCGTACAACGGCGTCAACCACTACGACGCCACACGTCCCCTGCCCGGGCAGGGGACGTCGGGTCCCGTCACGCGCCCGTCGGCCGCGCTGCCCACAGCCCAGCCCGGCGCGTTGGTCATGACCAACGTCGATGTCGACATGCCGGATGTCGATACGCCGGATGTCGATACGCCGGATGTCGATACGCCGGATGTCGACATGCCGGATGTCGATACGCCGGATGTCGATACGCCGGATGTCGACATGCCGGTTACGACGGCCGTCGGCAAGCGGCGGGTGCCCGCCGGTGGCGGTCACTCTGACGACAGTGAGTCCGGTGACCGTGACTCGGCCGTCGAGCCGGGCAGGCGATCTCCGGAGAAGCGGCGCAGGCGCGACCCTGGCAACGTTGGTGCCGCGGGTCTGGACATGTCCGGGCCGGGTGATCGTGTGGGCTTGTCGCGGTTGGCGGGCGAGCGTGGGCTGGTCGTGGTGCCGACGTCCGGTGTGGGTAACGGGTTCTTCGAGGCGGTGCTGGCGACGGTGCCGGTCGAACTGCTGGCACGCCGGCTCCGTGTGGGACTGGAGCAGGTGTCGGTCCGGGCGTTGCTGGAGGAGCTGCAGTGGCCGCTTCCGATGGACACATGGTGGACAGGAGGCGGCTCGATACAGACACTGATCGTCAACAGGCTGGGTGTCACCCTCTCGGTCCTTCAGTACACCGGGGAGACACACTCGTTCCAGCCTGCCGATAGCGGCCAGAATCCACCCGTGTACCACCTTGTTCAGGACGATCAGGGCTTCTACCACGCAACCACCTCCCTCACGCCCGCACCGACCACAGCGCGGCAGCCCGGACCGGGCTCCCCCGTGGGGCCACCCGTGTCCATACCACCCGCGACTGAGATGAATGCCGCTGATCTGGGCGGTTCGGCACGCCCCGTTGATACGGGCATCTCTGGCACGGGTATCTCCGAGAGGCCGGTGCCTGAGACGGTCGTGCTGCCGACCCGCCAGGCAGGCGACACTCCGGCCGGTGTCTTCTACCCTGCCCACGGTCGGGGGCGCCGCGGCCGAGCTGGCCAGGAACGTGAGAATGCGCCGGGATTGCCGACGTTGGCCGAGCCGGGCCGGCGACCTCGGATGTGGACGGCAATGTCCCCGGTGCTGGCGAACGGTTTCCGTACACGCGCGAGTGCCGAGCTGCGTCTTTTCCTGCCGTGGCGCCCGACCGCGCAACAGCATGAGGACTACACCACGATGGTGGACTTGGTCGCCTACCAGATCTACCTGAGCGACCACGGGCTCATCAGTCGGCCGCACGTGCACGGTCCCCAGCATCTCGCCGAAGCCCTCGCCACCGAGTACCGCACCCGATGGGCGCACCTGCACATGGCTGTCCCGCCTGGCGGCGTACCCCTGTCATCCGGACCCGCTGGCGACACAGCCGCGCGGAACGCCCCGCGCCAGGTCGCCACGCGGCGCCGCTCCGATGGCGGTCTGGAGGTGACCTACCCTCCGGACCAGGCCGAACTGGAACGCGAAGGACTGCAGCTGCTCCGGCGGCTCCACCGCCCCAGAGTCATCCCGACCCCCGGCGGAGACGACCTGTTCCCCTGGCGTGACAGCACCGACCCGGCCCGGGTGTTCGCACCCTTCGCCGGCCCCGACGGCCAGGTGCACCCCTACATCCGCGCCAACGTCGACCAGATCACCGCCACGATGCGCACCGGCAAAAGCCTTCTCATCGGCATCGCCCAGGATCCCGAGGACAACCGGCTGTCCCCGTTCAAAAAAGACGAGCGAACCGCGATCTGGACACGGCTCGAGGCCACAGTCGCAGGGGAGGTCCGGCGGCTGGTCCTCGGCCAGCCGCTGGACACACCACGAGTCCGTGTCGGAATCGTCACAGACGACCACGTTGAGCCACACGAACGCGTTCTCATCGGAACGCACGGGCTGTTCCGGTACCAGGACGCCGACACACCACCCGCCCAACGCCTCACCGCGCAAGGCGGAGACATCTTCGGCCTCTACATCGGAACAGCCCTGCTCACCGACGCCGAGCACCAAGACTGGCAGGCACGCCACCCCACAACCTTCCCGCACTACGCCTTTGACGCCCTCACCATCACCATCACCGGCGATGATGTCAACAATTCCATCGCGTTCGCCAACGCCGCACTGACTGAAGGACAACCACCAGAATACGACGAATCCCGAATCAACGCGGAGTTCCTCTCCTTCCACATCACCATGCCCCTGCCTCCCGAACGCCGCCCCTTCCCCAGCAAAACCACCTACAAAATTGGCATCATCGCTCTCGTACCCTTCGAAAACGTCTACGACCTCGCAACAAACCCCCATGGTGTCATCCGCGTCTCCTACGGCAACGCCTTCTTCCGCAACGACCCTGCCATCAAACAAGAAGAAACCGACGACAACACATAA
- a CDS encoding AraC-like ligand-binding domain-containing protein, whose translation MTFTSPGSAHHTFDEWESEICQTFVPLHARPPRESVRRFRGGVEAKDFGTVMLAEVVASTAVVERTPRLIRRDDPEFYKFGLQVSGSCVIQQNGREAALGPGDFAIYDTSRPYRISFGDEFRMIIAMFPRVLVQLPAARMDGLTAVRLSGDQGLASLLTPLMRGLSADTGSTGGVIAAHLGDAVVDLVTAAFAQQLSATLPEGSTAGHRALVAQVYRFIDENLPDPDLCSTQIAAAHFVSVRLLQKVFEAGGESVTSIIRQRRLERCRRDLVDPALRDRPISTLGARWGFPDAAHFSRLFRSTFGVSPRDYRQAAVPDPPRSTTPLNLASAVEPAPLAVQGAH comes from the coding sequence GTGACCTTCACCTCTCCAGGCAGCGCTCACCACACGTTCGACGAGTGGGAGAGCGAGATCTGCCAGACATTCGTACCGCTGCACGCGCGGCCGCCTAGGGAATCTGTCCGCCGATTTCGAGGCGGCGTCGAAGCCAAGGACTTCGGGACGGTGATGCTGGCGGAGGTCGTGGCATCTACGGCGGTGGTCGAACGCACACCGCGACTGATCCGTCGCGATGACCCTGAGTTCTACAAGTTCGGCCTACAGGTTTCCGGCAGCTGCGTGATCCAGCAGAACGGCCGGGAGGCCGCATTGGGACCCGGGGACTTCGCGATCTACGACACCTCGCGCCCCTATCGCATCTCCTTCGGCGACGAGTTCCGCATGATCATCGCGATGTTCCCGCGCGTCCTGGTCCAACTGCCGGCCGCCCGCATGGACGGCCTGACCGCCGTCCGTCTCTCGGGGGATCAAGGCCTCGCCTCGTTGCTCACACCGCTGATGCGCGGCCTGTCCGCGGACACCGGATCTACCGGCGGCGTCATCGCCGCGCACCTGGGCGACGCAGTCGTTGACCTCGTCACTGCGGCGTTCGCCCAGCAGCTCTCAGCGACCTTGCCCGAAGGCTCAACCGCCGGCCACCGCGCGCTGGTCGCACAGGTTTATCGGTTCATCGATGAGAACCTGCCCGACCCGGACCTGTGTTCAACCCAGATCGCAGCCGCTCACTTCGTCTCGGTGCGGCTGCTCCAGAAGGTGTTCGAGGCCGGAGGCGAGTCGGTCACCTCCATCATCCGGCAGCGGCGCCTCGAGCGCTGCCGCCGCGACCTCGTCGATCCGGCGCTACGCGACCGGCCGATCTCCACTCTCGGGGCTCGCTGGGGGTTCCCGGACGCCGCCCACTTTTCCCGCCTGTTCCGATCGACCTTTGGCGTGTCTCCACGCGACTACCGACAGGCTGCGGTACCTGATCCACCTCGTTCAACGACGCCGCTCAATCTCGCGAGCGCGGTCGAGCCGGCGCCCCTTGCGGTACAGGGCGCGCACTGA